The window GATCTAATTAGTCAACAAATTCCACTTCCTCTCCTTTGTATTGTCCTAGCTATTGACAATATGCATTCCCTATTATTTACTTGCAAACGATCTCCACGTATTAATCATTGAAAATGTGGCCGGATAAGTAGTCAAACTGCTCGCCAAACTATTTTACTTTGCTCGAATTGTCGGGCCTACTTTTTCCcatctctttttaattaattattaaaaactaaaatcAGTCTTTGGATGACTTAAtcaaaaaacaaattaaaattatatctaaTTCGACCACTAAACGTTGATGATCTGAGTTTAGCTATTTtttcaataaatcaaaatttgaCATTTGAATAAAATTGAATCTACACTTAGGCATTGAAATTTAAATAATCTAGTCATTCTAGAACTCTTTGTTTAAATTTATAAGtgaagtttttttttcaattttattttatttttaattggaaAGTTCTTGTTATGGATTAAATGGTAAAACCATTTCACACAAtgcccaaaaaaaaaaacacttgtgAGTTAAATAGTGTTGGCCTCCAATGAGATTTAATCATTCAAATTATAGTCAACCTCATTGAGGATTAGttagtttcattttttttcataattttttcttttttccttataATTTTACCTCTCTAATTAGAAGATGATTGAGAAACAATAGTTTTTTTATTCTATCTTGACATTATtggaaaaaataatagtttataAAGAATTATAAACCAACTTGGAATAATTAACTTATGAACCATCATCAATATTTGCGTGCACTTTTACCATACAGAGTATTTGCAAATCAAATGTAAAGGTTCAAGTTCATAAAAACAATAatatattaagaaaaaaaattaaatatataatttctcctaagaaTTAGTGTCTCAAATTAATCAAAAAACACTATACATTTCTTTCCCTATATGAAAGTATTCTTTATTCCAAATTTTAAAATAACAAAAGTTAAACATTTGATCAAAGATAATTTAGGAAAAGATTATCGTCGAAATatgttttagttaaaaaaaaatattagtggaAGATGATAGAAAACGTACATTTTccataaaatgaaaatgaaaatgaaaacaatGTAAACTAAACGCGCCCTTAATTTTTCTAACTATAAAACGCCACCactaaagggaaaaaaaaacccaCCACCAATTTCTTCAATTCGCTTCGCAGGAGGAACGATGATCCGGCGGCTGTCGAAGGTGGCGGACTCCTCCCAGTGCGAGTTCCTACGGCGAatgcggcggcggcggctgccGTGGAGGGAGTCCATATCGGCGGCGGCGGAGGGGCACGTGCCGGTTTGCGTAGGGGAGGAGATGGAGCGGTTCGAGGTCCCGACCGCGATGCTGAGCCGGCCGATCTTCCTGGAGCTGCTCCGCCGGTCGGCTCAGGAGTACGGCTACGAACAGAGCGGCGTTCTCCGCATCCCCTGCCCCGCCTCGCTCTTCCGCCGGCTCCTCGCCGCCGAGAGGCGGAAGCAAGCGACGGCGGAGGAGGCGGAGGAGCTGCTCCGGTCCTTCGATGAGTGGTTGCTGTCGTCGGAAGCGAACTTTTTTGTTTCATGATTTGTCCCTGTGTGGACATTAATGCCTACTTCCGACGATCGACTTTGGCTATTTCTCATGTAAATTTTGATTTGCGTACCATGAAAATCTATTCAACTCTTGACTCAAAACTCAAATTAGTATCTATCATCGCACCACGGTAAGAAGACT is drawn from Zingiber officinale cultivar Zhangliang chromosome 1B, Zo_v1.1, whole genome shotgun sequence and contains these coding sequences:
- the LOC121999680 gene encoding auxin-responsive protein SAUR71-like, with product MIRRLSKVADSSQCEFLRRMRRRRLPWRESISAAAEGHVPVCVGEEMERFEVPTAMLSRPIFLELLRRSAQEYGYEQSGVLRIPCPASLFRRLLAAERRKQATAEEAEELLRSFDEWLLSSEANFFVS